A stretch of the Halomonas sp. BDJS001 genome encodes the following:
- a CDS encoding LysR family transcriptional regulator: MTMPSLHLRDRQILAFKHVMEIGTVSGAARRMLIAQPGVTRLLKQLEHDVGFTLFERVRGRLVPTPEARLFHREVQKVWSGMEHLRSTARRISEREVGGLRISAMPLLGMTFLPDVLADFAPGHPDARIELATFRSDQVVEDVLTQRCDLGFAIVSAIDDRMNSDVFHLDSLCALPSGHPLAERDTVEVDDLANETLICFEPQDPLRLDLERLMEARQLLPRRRLEVSLALQAIRLVGRGVGIAILDPISARAFSDMNLVLRPFSPLLGEDFALLTPRDQPVSQLAQEFISVFRQRFSKATRLTWDRQKND; the protein is encoded by the coding sequence ATGACTATGCCCTCTCTTCATTTGCGCGACCGCCAGATCCTTGCTTTTAAGCATGTCATGGAGATCGGTACTGTTTCCGGTGCCGCCAGGCGTATGCTGATTGCACAACCGGGCGTCACGCGCCTGCTCAAGCAACTGGAACATGACGTAGGGTTCACGCTATTCGAGCGTGTTCGGGGGCGTCTGGTGCCGACACCGGAGGCGCGCCTATTTCATCGCGAGGTACAGAAGGTATGGAGCGGTATGGAGCACTTGCGCAGTACCGCACGGCGGATCAGCGAGCGTGAAGTCGGGGGGCTGCGTATCAGTGCCATGCCTTTGCTGGGAATGACCTTCCTGCCCGATGTATTGGCGGACTTCGCGCCTGGCCATCCCGATGCCAGGATTGAGCTGGCCACTTTCCGCTCAGACCAGGTAGTAGAAGACGTACTCACCCAGCGCTGTGACTTAGGCTTTGCTATTGTTTCTGCAATTGATGACCGCATGAACAGCGACGTATTTCATCTCGACAGCCTATGCGCGCTACCCTCTGGCCATCCCCTTGCGGAACGTGACACGGTGGAAGTGGATGATCTTGCCAATGAGACCCTGATCTGCTTCGAGCCGCAGGATCCCTTGCGCCTCGACCTGGAGCGGTTGATGGAAGCAAGACAGTTACTCCCCAGACGGCGCTTAGAAGTCTCGCTGGCCCTGCAAGCGATCCGGCTAGTCGGCCGAGGAGTGGGCATCGCGATCCTCGACCCCATCAGCGCTAGAGCTTTCAGCGACATGAACTTGGTATTACGGCCTTTTTCTCCCTTGTTAGGAGAGGATTTTGCTTTGCTAACGCCACGTGACCAACCCGTATCTCAGCTCGCCCAGGAGTTTATCAGCGTGTTTCGCCAACGCTTCTCAAAAGCCACCCGACTGACATGGGATCGTCAGAAAAATGATTAA
- a CDS encoding NAD(P)/FAD-dependent oxidoreductase, which produces MQFDFLIIGGGVVGMAVAYGLLRRGQKVIMLDEGDDVLRASRGNAGLTWVQGKGIGMPRYAELSLQSSNAWPFFASELSERSGVLLEYSRQGGIDICFDVQEAEARVANYRKLQASSPYLARYFQWEYLDRQALLTHLPGLGESIHGGTWSPHDGHCNPLLLLRALLTASLKMGLSYHPGCSVQRLESNIVGFTANTLGGNFSAERIIVAAGLGAKHLSPMLGLSGEVFPLRGQILVTEKMPLISQLPTPQIRQTGNGSYLIGDTHEHAGLNRDATTSIMAKLAARGVRIYPHLKNANIVRAWGALRVMTPDGFPLYESSKAYPGAYNINCHSGISLAAFHAEELAQALLHDRLSHEFSEFSSARFSKIN; this is translated from the coding sequence ATGCAATTTGACTTCTTAATTATTGGTGGTGGCGTAGTAGGCATGGCTGTTGCCTATGGCCTACTGCGCAGAGGTCAAAAAGTTATCATGCTAGACGAAGGAGATGATGTTTTACGCGCATCACGAGGTAATGCCGGACTAACGTGGGTACAAGGAAAAGGTATAGGCATGCCTCGTTATGCCGAGTTGAGTCTACAGTCGAGCAATGCATGGCCTTTCTTTGCTAGTGAGCTTAGCGAGCGCAGTGGTGTACTACTTGAATACTCTCGCCAGGGCGGTATTGATATTTGCTTTGACGTTCAGGAAGCCGAAGCACGTGTGGCCAACTATCGTAAACTTCAGGCTTCATCCCCCTATCTCGCACGCTATTTTCAATGGGAATACTTAGATAGACAGGCTCTGTTAACCCATCTCCCTGGCTTGGGCGAAAGCATTCACGGGGGCACTTGGTCTCCCCATGATGGTCATTGTAATCCGCTATTGCTTTTGCGAGCACTATTAACAGCCAGCCTTAAGATGGGTCTTAGCTATCACCCAGGCTGCTCGGTTCAGCGCCTCGAATCAAATATCGTTGGCTTCACTGCCAATACTCTAGGCGGTAACTTTTCAGCCGAGCGTATTATCGTAGCTGCAGGCCTAGGAGCGAAGCACCTCTCCCCCATGTTGGGCCTGAGCGGAGAAGTGTTTCCCTTGCGAGGGCAGATCCTCGTAACGGAAAAAATGCCTCTGATATCGCAACTTCCTACACCTCAGATAAGGCAAACCGGTAACGGTAGCTACTTGATCGGTGACACCCATGAACATGCAGGTCTAAACCGGGATGCGACTACCAGCATCATGGCGAAATTAGCAGCTCGTGGGGTGCGTATTTACCCGCACCTGAAGAACGCCAACATAGTGCGTGCTTGGGGTGCATTACGAGTAATGACACCTGATGGGTTTCCACTGTATGAATCGTCCAAAGCCTACCCAGGTGCCTATAACATCAATTGTCATAGCGGAATTAGTTTAGCTGCTTTCCACGCCGAAGAGCTGGCTCAAGCCTTGCTGCATGACCGATTGAGCCATGAATTTAGCGAATTTTCCAGCGCGCGCTTTAGCAAAATTAACTAA
- a CDS encoding transporter substrate-binding domain-containing protein, whose protein sequence is MRQATCCLLFTTVLIGGLAHADSKPLRIGVDVPYAPYQYKEPDGTITGFEVELVNAACEHMQRECEWVEQGWDGIIPGLMARKYDLIASAMNITEERSRQVSFSAPYYQVPSVWVKNINNEYDLEGDLADVAIGVQQATIQDEYVTTYYPDADIHRYSDSGSVVTDMHAERLDLVFTAYSLAQETMLQDERFIQTGDLITGPESIYGPGIGAAFRPRDEALIEAFDKAMQEIKEDGTFDKIYNDYFKDQ, encoded by the coding sequence ATGCGTCAAGCCACCTGCTGCTTACTTTTCACGACAGTATTAATCGGCGGTCTCGCCCATGCTGATAGTAAACCACTACGTATTGGGGTCGATGTTCCCTATGCGCCTTATCAATATAAAGAGCCTGATGGCACCATCACAGGGTTTGAAGTTGAATTAGTCAATGCTGCTTGTGAACACATGCAGCGCGAATGCGAATGGGTAGAACAAGGTTGGGATGGAATTATTCCTGGGTTAATGGCCCGCAAATACGACCTTATAGCGTCAGCAATGAACATCACGGAAGAGCGTTCACGGCAAGTTAGCTTCTCGGCTCCCTACTACCAAGTACCATCCGTTTGGGTTAAAAACATAAATAACGAGTACGATCTAGAAGGTGACTTGGCAGATGTAGCAATCGGTGTGCAGCAAGCCACTATTCAAGATGAATATGTTACTACCTACTATCCTGATGCGGATATTCATCGATATAGTGATTCAGGCTCTGTAGTTACCGACATGCATGCGGAGCGCCTTGACCTTGTTTTCACTGCCTATTCTCTTGCTCAAGAAACGATGCTTCAAGACGAGCGTTTTATACAAACTGGGGATTTAATTACCGGCCCTGAGTCGATTTATGGCCCCGGTATTGGTGCTGCTTTCCGCCCACGAGATGAAGCGCTGATAGAAGCTTTTGATAAGGCGATGCAAGAAATTAAAGAAGATGGAACATTCGACAAAATTTATAACGATTATTTTAAAGATCAGTAA
- a CDS encoding exodeoxyribonuclease III has translation MKIASINVNGIRDAVDRGFLDWLAQQDVDVVCVQNIKAKSFELGDHILYPEGYEGYFLDAEEDGFSGVALYCRKIPKAIMYGLGFPQCDHEGRFLQADYERFSIVSFLMPDGSDQKAKQSFMDQYQEYLTKMSRKRREYILCGTWHIAHKTVDLANWSDNQLTSGFRPEERAWMDQVLGPTGFIDTFREINRDAGEYTWWPKLDQDVPRERQEGWRIDYQLVGPNFRRHVVDAWIDYDATFSEFAPLIVEYDLAL, from the coding sequence ATGAAAATTGCCAGCATCAATGTCAATGGTATTCGTGATGCCGTCGATCGTGGCTTCCTGGACTGGCTGGCTCAGCAGGATGTCGACGTGGTCTGCGTGCAGAACATCAAGGCAAAAAGTTTTGAACTGGGTGACCACATTCTCTATCCGGAAGGCTATGAAGGCTACTTCCTGGATGCCGAAGAGGACGGTTTCTCCGGTGTGGCACTCTATTGCCGCAAAATTCCCAAGGCGATTATGTATGGCCTTGGGTTTCCACAGTGTGATCATGAAGGACGTTTTCTGCAGGCGGATTATGAACGCTTCAGTATCGTCTCTTTCCTGATGCCTGATGGAAGTGACCAAAAAGCCAAACAGTCATTTATGGATCAGTACCAAGAGTACCTGACGAAGATGTCGCGCAAACGTCGCGAATACATCCTCTGCGGTACTTGGCATATTGCCCATAAAACCGTCGATTTGGCCAACTGGTCGGACAATCAGCTCACTTCGGGTTTTCGCCCGGAAGAGCGCGCCTGGATGGATCAGGTGCTTGGCCCCACCGGGTTTATCGACACCTTCCGCGAAATTAACCGCGATGCAGGTGAGTACACCTGGTGGCCGAAGCTTGACCAAGATGTGCCCCGTGAGCGCCAGGAAGGCTGGCGGATCGACTATCAGTTAGTCGGCCCCAACTTCCGCCGCCATGTGGTCGACGCGTGGATCGATTACGATGCGACCTTCTCAGAGTTCGCACCGCTGATCGTTGAGTACGACCTGGCGCTTTAA